The Coffea arabica cultivar ET-39 chromosome 8e, Coffea Arabica ET-39 HiFi, whole genome shotgun sequence genome window below encodes:
- the LOC113702957 gene encoding putative glucose-6-phosphate 1-epimerase — protein MDHSAADDDNRATVEVTKYKNGIQQVLLQNPRGASARVSLHGGQVLSWKTDRGEELLFISSKANFKPPAAVRGGIPICFPQFGNRGSLEQHGFARNRMWLIDENPPPLHSSDSNGKAYIDLLLKPSEEDLRIWPHSFEFRLRVALDFDGHLIFTSRVRNINSKPFSFSIAYRTYFSISDISEVRVEGLETLDYLDNLCQRERFTEQGDALTFESEVDRVYLSSSDVIAVFDHQKKRTFLIRKEGLPDVVVWNPWEKKSKATVDLGDEEYKQMLCVDGAAIEKPVTLKPGEEWTGRLDLSVVASI, from the exons ATGGACCATTCTGCAGCAGATGATGATAATAGAGCAACAGTTGAAGTTACCAAGTATAAGAATGGCATCCAACAGGTTTTGCTTCAAAATCCTCGAGGGGCTTCTGCAAGG GTTAGCCTGCATGGAGGGCAGGTTCTTTCATGGAAGACCGACAGGGGTGAAGAATTATTATTCATTAGTAGTAAG GCAAATTTTAAGCCACCAGCAGCTGTAAGGGGTGGAATACCTATTTGTTTCCCTCAG TTCGGAAACCGTGGTTCCCTGGAGCAGCATGGATTTGCCAGGAACAGAATGTGGCTCATTGATGAAAACCCTCCACCTCTACATTCCAGTGATTCCAATGGCAAGGCATACATTGACTTGCTACTTAAACCATCTGAAGAAGACCTAAGGATCTGGCCACACAG TTTTGAATTCCGTCTTAGGGTGGCTCTGGACTTTGATGGGCATCTCATCTTTACATCACGTGTGAGAAATATCAATTCGAAGCCATTCAGCTTCTCAATTGCTTATCGTACCTATTTTTCTATCTCCGATATCAG TGAAGTGAGGGTGGAGGGCTTGGAGACTCTGGACTATCTTGACAACTTGTGCCAAAGAGAGCGTTTCACTGAGCAAGGAGATGCCTTAACATTTGAATCCGAG GTTGATAGAGTATATCTCAGTTCTTCGGATGTTATAGCAGTCTTCGATCACCAGAAAAAGCGGACCTTTCTCATAAGGAAGGAAGGGCTACCTGACGTAG TGGTTTGGAATCCATGGGAGAAGAAATCAAAAGCCACAGTGGATCTTGGGGACGAGGAGTACAAACAGATGCTTTGCGTAGATGGGGCTGCAATTGAGAAACCAGTCACTTTGAAGCCAGGCGAGGAATGGACAGGCCGACTGGACTTGTCTGTTGTGGCATCAATTTAA
- the LOC113705023 gene encoding probable inactive receptor kinase At4g23740: MERQRLYIFSLISSALFLLSQGIVRATLVDNDKQALLDFEKKLPHLRSLNWDEDSPVCKNWTGVSCNEDGSRVISLRLPGVGFHGPIPTNTLSRLSALQILSLRSNFINGTFPLDLGKLRNLSYLYLQFNNFTGPLPRDFSVWKNLTGINFSNNGFNGSIPSSISSLRQLSSLNLANNSLLGEIPDLNLPNLQLLNLSNNNLSGAVPKSLQKFPKSAFLGNNASLLEYSVTSSPAVSLPKEPILKSKNTGKLSERALLGIIIAVSVLGLLGFAFLLLVCLLRRKIEDGFPGKLEKGNMSPEKVISRSQDANNKLVFFEGCNYAFDLEDLLRASAEVLGKGTFGTAYKAILEDATMVVVKRLKEVGVGKREFEQQMGVVGSIKHENVIELRAYYYSKDEKLMVYDYYSQGSLAAMLHGKRGENRPPLDWETRLRIAVGAARGIARVHIENGGKLVHGNVKSSNIFLNSRQYGCVSDLGLSTVMSSLAPPIARAAGYRAPEVMDTRKATQSSDVYSFGVMLLELLTGKSPIHTTSGDEIVHLVRWVHSVVREEWTAEVFDLELLRYPNIEEELVEMLQIAMACVVRMPDQRPKMSEVAKMIANVRPTAFRNRSSGELKTGNSSQTPPVGVSETDLSS, encoded by the exons ATGGAGAGACAAAGATTGTACATTTTCTCTTTAATCTCGTCGGCATTGTTTTTGCTGTCACAAGGGATCGTCAGGGCTACTCTGGTGGACAATGACAAGCAAGCAttgcttgattttgaaaaaaagctTCCCCATTTGAGGTCTTTGAACTGGGACGAGGACTCTCCAGTTTGCAAGAACTGGACTGGAGTGAGCTGTAATGAAGATGGTTCAAGAGTAATATCGTTAAGATTACCCGGGGTTGGCTTTCATGGCCCTATTCCAACAAATACACTTAGCCGTTTATCAGCATTGCAGATCTTGAGCCTCAGATCCAATTTCATCAATGGAACTTTCCCTTTGGACTTGGGTAAACTTAGGAACCTGTCATATCTTTATCTTCAGTTTAACAACTTCACAGGTCCACTGCCTcgggatttttctgtttggaAAAATCTTACTGGTATTAATTTCTCTAATAATGGGTTCAATGGCAGCATTCCCTCTTCTATTTCTAGTTTGAGGCAGCTTAGTTCTTTAAATCTTGCTAATAATTCACTTTTGGGAGAAATTCCAGACCTGAATTTGCCTAATTTGCAGCTACTCAATTTGTCAAACAACAATCTCAGTGGTGCTGTGCCTAAATCTTTGcaaaagtttccaaaatctgCTTTTCTTGGAAACAATGCATCTCTGTTGGAGTATTCTGTTACTAGCTCTCCTGCTGTTTCACTTCCTAAAGAACCAATTTTGAAGTCTAAGAATACTGGGAAATTGAGTGAGAGGGCTTTGCTTGGAATCATAATTGCTGTTAGTGTTCTGGGGCTTCTAGGTTTTGCTTTTCTGTTGCTTGTTTGCTTGTTAAGGAGGAAAATTGAGGATGGTTTTCCTGGCAAGCTTGAGAAAGGAAACATGTCACCGGAGAAAGTGATTTCCAGGAGTCAAGATGCGAATAATAAATTAGTTTTCTTTGAGGGCTGTaattatgcattcgatttggAGGACTTGTTAAGGGCTTCTGCCGAGGTGTTGGGGAAGGGAACATTTGGTACTGCTTACAAGGCAATATTGGAGGATGCAACCATGGTGGTGGTGAAGAGGCTGAAGGAGGTGGGAGTTGGAAAAAGGGAGTTCGAGCAACAAATGGGGGTGGTGGGGAGCATAAAGCATGAGAATGTCATCGAGCTAAGAGCGTATTACTACTCAAAGGATGAGAAGCTTATGGTCTATGATTATTACAGTCAAGGAAGTCTTGCTGCGATGTTACATG GAAAAAGAGGAGAAAACAGGCCTCCTTTAGATTGGGAAACCCGACTAAGGATAGCCGTTGGTGCGGCAAGAGGCATTGCTCGAGTCCACATTGAGAATGGTGGAAAGCTAGTTCATGGCAATGTCAAGTCCTCCAACATCTTTCTCAACTCTCGGCAATACGGCTGCGTATCAGATCTTGGTCTGTCAACAGTGATGAGCTCGTTGGCCCCACCAATCGCTCGTGCTGCTGGTTATCGTGCCCCGGAAGTGATGGACACTCGGAAAGCAACCCAATCTTCTGATGTCTACAGCTTTGGCGTGATGTTACTTGAGCTCCTCACTGGCAAGTCACCTATCCATACGACCAGTGGGGATGAGATTGTACACCTGGTCCGCTGGGTTCACTCAGTAGTTAGAGAAGAGTGGACAGCAGAGGTGTTTGACCTGGAGCTATTAAGGTATCCAAACATAGAGGAGGAACTGGTGGAGATGTTACAGATAGCTATGGCATGCGTGGTGAGAATGCCGGATCAGAGACCTAAAATGTCAGAGGTTGCTAAAATGATTGCGAATGTCCGGCCAACAGCTTTTCGAAATAGATCATCTGGCGAGCTGAAGACTGGAAATTCTTCACAAACCCCACCGGTGGGGGTATCCGAGACGGATTTGTCAAGCTGA
- the LOC113703542 gene encoding ubiquitin-conjugating enzyme E2 10: MASKRILKELKDLQKDPPTSCSAGPVAEDMFHWQATIMGPPESPYAGGVFLVTIHFPPDYPFKPPKVAFRTKVFHPNINSNGSICLDILKEQWSPALTISKVLLSICSLLTDPNPDDPLVPEIAHMYKTDRNKYETTARSWTQKYAMG; encoded by the exons ATGGCTTCCAAGCGGATCTTGAAAGAGCTCAAGGATCTCCAGAAGGATCCTCCTACCTCTTGCAGCGCTG GCCCAGTTGCTGAAGATATGTTTCATTGGCAAGCGACCATAATGGGTCCACCAGAGAGTCCTTACGCTGGTGGAGTGTTTCTTGTTACCATTCATTTTCCGCCAGATTACCCATTTAAACCACCTAAG GTGGCTTTCAGGACAAAGGTTTTTCACCCGAATATTAACAGTAATGGAAGCATTTGCCTTGATATTTTGAAGGAACAGTGGAGCCCAGCTCTTACAATCTCAAAG GTGTTGCTGTCCATCTGTTCTCTGTTAACAGATCCAAATCCTGATGATCCTCTCGTGCCAGAAATTGCTCATATGTACAAGACCGATCGAAACAAGTATGAGACAACTGCACGGAGCTGGACCCAAAAGTATGCCATGGGTTAG